The following are encoded together in the Magnetospirillum gryphiswaldense MSR-1 v2 genome:
- a CDS encoding Crp/Fnr family transcriptional regulator has translation MSVPERKTFTKGSVIFKEGESGREAYLLQKGKVRIFKTVSGKRITIGIVQPGQVFGELALLDNGGRMGAAVVEEDALCLVMSKASIDHMMNEAPAGLATLVHSLLGTMRVMGDELAQSKAELEELRKN, from the coding sequence ATGAGCGTGCCGGAACGCAAGACCTTCACCAAGGGCAGCGTCATTTTCAAAGAGGGCGAGAGCGGGCGCGAGGCCTATCTGCTGCAAAAAGGCAAGGTCCGCATCTTCAAGACGGTGTCCGGCAAGCGCATCACCATCGGTATCGTCCAGCCCGGCCAAGTGTTCGGCGAACTGGCGCTGTTGGACAATGGCGGTCGCATGGGGGCGGCGGTGGTGGAAGAAGATGCCCTGTGTCTGGTCATGTCCAAGGCCAGCATCGATCACATGATGAACGAGGCCCCCGCCGGCTTGGCCACCTTGGTTCATTCGCTGTTGGGCACCATGCGGGTCATGGGCGACGAACTGGCGCAAAGCAAAGCCGAGTTGGAAGAGTTGCGGAAAAACTAA
- a CDS encoding patatin-like phospholipase family protein — protein MAAKIALALQGGGAHAAFSWGVLDRLLDQAAAGKIEISAVSGASSGALNATALAYGLREGADLPGPATARNKRMAKAAQGKIEELWSTIARAAFWGGNPFVAAIGLSLGWNIDDSPAARWADMTSAGVSPADASIGTYLNSVLRDVFPQLPAILAAPVAQVPTVLVAATDVQECRRQIFVDGAVSPAALKASLCVPTALTSVEIGQGHYWDGGYMGNPPLSPLLDQVREAGCDDVVLITVNPLHRDGVPRSARQILDRLNEITFSASMVHEVNAIETLNRLVDAGHVTKAAGLQRVNLHRIHADVELSRLGIYSKDAPAWDFLLHLRDLGRDAFDRSWPDIQAALGKKSSWDTADICDHVVARRALR, from the coding sequence ATGGCTGCCAAAATCGCGCTGGCATTGCAAGGCGGCGGGGCGCATGCCGCTTTTTCCTGGGGGGTTCTCGATCGTCTGCTTGATCAGGCGGCGGCGGGCAAGATCGAAATTTCGGCGGTGTCGGGGGCGTCGTCGGGGGCGTTGAATGCCACCGCCTTGGCTTATGGCCTGCGGGAGGGGGCGGATTTGCCTGGTCCAGCCACGGCGCGGAACAAGCGCATGGCCAAGGCCGCCCAAGGCAAGATCGAGGAATTGTGGTCGACCATCGCGCGGGCCGCCTTTTGGGGCGGCAATCCCTTTGTCGCCGCCATCGGCCTGTCTTTGGGCTGGAACATCGACGACAGCCCGGCGGCGCGGTGGGCCGACATGACCTCGGCCGGGGTATCGCCCGCGGATGCCAGCATCGGGACCTATCTCAACAGCGTGTTGCGGGACGTCTTCCCGCAATTGCCGGCCATTCTGGCGGCGCCGGTGGCCCAGGTGCCCACCGTGCTGGTGGCGGCCACCGACGTGCAGGAATGCCGTCGCCAGATTTTCGTCGACGGCGCCGTGTCGCCCGCCGCGCTGAAGGCATCCTTGTGCGTGCCGACGGCGCTCACCAGCGTCGAGATCGGTCAGGGCCATTACTGGGATGGTGGCTATATGGGCAATCCGCCGCTGTCGCCCCTGCTGGATCAGGTGCGCGAGGCGGGCTGCGACGATGTGGTGCTGATCACCGTCAACCCGCTGCACCGCGACGGGGTGCCGCGTTCGGCCCGGCAGATTTTGGACCGCTTGAACGAAATCACCTTTTCCGCCTCCATGGTGCACGAGGTCAACGCCATCGAAACCCTGAACCGGCTGGTGGATGCCGGCCATGTGACCAAGGCGGCGGGTTTGCAGCGGGTCAACCTGCACCGCATCCATGCCGATGTGGAATTGTCGCGGCTGGGCATCTATTCCAAGGACGCGCCGGCCTGGGATTTCCTGCTCCATCTGCGTGACCTGGGCCGCGATGCCTTCGACCGTTCCTGGCCGGATATCCAGGCGGCCCTGGGCAAGAAATCGTCGTGGGACACCGCCGACATCTGTGACCATGTGGTAGCGCGCCGGGCGTTGCGGTAG
- the dprA gene encoding DNA-processing protein DprA, translated as MFGDTRTLSATERLDWLRLIRSENVGPRTFIRLLERFGSAGRALAELPDLAKRGGRARPIVVCPKDAALRELDAADRLGCTVLAACEPFYPRLLAAIDDPPPILYALGNPSLLTKSIIAMVGARNASVNGRNLTRRMAADLGRAGLVVVSGLARGVDTAAHEGSLSAGTVAVLAGGIDVVYPPENQRLYDDIVAMGCAVSEMPPGTQPQASHFPRRNRIVSGMAVGVVVVEASLKSGSLITARMAAEQGREVFAVPGHPMDPRAQGPNDLIRHGATLTEGADDVTAVVLDLLRRPLAEDRRGPFEAAITAPPDESALAHARALVLESLGPMPVAVDLLIRECQLSASVVSMVLLELELAGRLERHPGQQVALLAAGY; from the coding sequence ATGTTCGGCGACACCCGCACCCTTTCTGCCACGGAAAGACTGGACTGGCTGCGGCTGATCCGTAGCGAGAACGTCGGCCCGCGCACCTTCATCCGTCTGCTGGAACGCTTCGGCAGTGCTGGCCGGGCCTTGGCCGAACTGCCGGACCTGGCCAAGCGCGGCGGTCGCGCCCGGCCCATCGTCGTCTGCCCCAAGGACGCCGCCCTGCGCGAGCTCGATGCCGCCGACCGCCTGGGTTGCACCGTGCTGGCGGCGTGCGAGCCCTTCTATCCCCGCCTGCTGGCCGCCATCGACGATCCGCCGCCCATTCTTTACGCCTTGGGCAATCCGTCGCTTCTGACCAAATCCATCATCGCCATGGTCGGCGCCCGCAACGCCTCGGTCAATGGCCGCAATCTGACCCGGCGGATGGCCGCCGATCTCGGTCGCGCCGGTTTGGTGGTGGTTTCCGGTCTGGCCCGCGGTGTCGACACCGCTGCCCACGAAGGGTCGCTGTCGGCGGGCACGGTGGCGGTGCTGGCCGGCGGTATCGATGTGGTCTATCCGCCGGAAAACCAGCGGCTTTACGATGACATCGTCGCCATGGGCTGCGCCGTTTCCGAAATGCCGCCGGGCACCCAGCCCCAGGCCAGCCACTTTCCCCGTCGCAACCGCATCGTTTCCGGCATGGCCGTGGGGGTGGTGGTGGTCGAGGCCAGCCTGAAATCGGGTTCGCTGATCACCGCGCGCATGGCGGCTGAACAGGGGCGCGAGGTGTTCGCCGTGCCCGGTCACCCCATGGACCCGCGCGCCCAAGGCCCCAACGACCTGATCCGCCACGGCGCCACCCTGACCGAGGGGGCGGATGACGTCACCGCCGTGGTTCTGGACCTGCTGCGCCGTCCCTTGGCCGAGGACCGGCGCGGGCCGTTTGAAGCGGCGATAACCGCCCCGCCGGACGAAAGTGCCCTCGCGCACGCGCGCGCCTTGGTGCTGGAAAGCCTCGGCCCCATGCCGGTTGCGGTTGACTTGCTGATCCGCGAATGCCAATTGTCTGCTTCCGTGGTGTCCATGGTCCTGCTTGAGTTAGAGCTGGCCGGTCGTCTGGAGCGTCACCCTGGTCAACAGGTGGCGTTGCTGGCGGCGGGTTATTAA
- the topA gene encoding type I DNA topoisomerase, with translation MKVVVVESPAKAKTINKYLGSDFQVLASYGHIRDLPAKDGSVRPDEGFAMDWEADAKSERQIKEIANAVKKADKLFLATDPDREGEAISWHVQAVLEAKGVLKGKEVKRVVFNEITKSAVTEAMRNPREVHQDLVDAYLARRALDYLVGFTLSPVLWRKLPGSRSAGRVQSVALRLICERETEIESFKSQEYWTLAADFLTAKGAMITAGLTHLNGGKLDKFALGNETSALAAKAAIEAASFTVASVERKKAKRNPYAPFTTSTLQQEASRKLHYGAQKTMQLAQRLYEGVDIGGETVGLITYMRTDGVQMAAEAIAATRDLIAKDFGKDYVPSAPRLYKTKAKNAQEAHECIRPTDLFRRPDQVARYLDRDQLRLYELIWKRTVASQMAAAELDQVAVDVTSSGKDIVMRATGSVVVFEGFLKVYREDRDDSPAPGAEDDESERLLPDVTEGEAMARQDVRADQHFTQPPPRFSEASLVKRMEELGIGRPSTYASILSVLQDRNYVRLDQRRFIPEDRGRLVTAFLESYFGRYVEYNFTADLENQLDEVSDGKINWKKVLEDFWRQFQGAVEGTKELRVSEVIEKLDAELGAHFFPDDGTGHDPRLCPLCNAGRLSLKLGKFGAFIGCANYPECRYTRPLAVAGEGGEGGGEPLPDGPKELGIEPGSGEPVTLRKGPYGWYVQLGEGAKPKRVSLYKGLEPGAIDLEIGLKLLALPRDVGEHPETRKMIKAGVGRFGPYLLHDGVYKSLAKDDDVLTVGMNRAVELLSQAKGKAAGPLKTLGEHDGKPVTVHEGRYGPYVSRDGVHATLPKGTDPLTVTLEQALPLIAAKAAKAPAKKPARKAAAPKKAAAEDGEATVTKKAPAKKAAAKKPAAKKAPAKKKAAG, from the coding sequence ATGAAGGTCGTCGTCGTCGAATCTCCCGCCAAAGCCAAGACCATCAACAAGTATCTTGGCTCGGACTTCCAGGTGCTGGCCTCGTATGGCCATATCCGTGATTTGCCGGCCAAGGATGGCTCGGTCCGCCCGGACGAGGGCTTTGCCATGGACTGGGAGGCCGACGCCAAGAGCGAGCGCCAGATCAAGGAAATCGCCAACGCCGTCAAGAAGGCCGACAAACTGTTCCTGGCCACTGACCCGGATCGCGAGGGGGAAGCCATCTCGTGGCACGTCCAGGCGGTGCTGGAAGCCAAGGGCGTGCTGAAGGGCAAGGAAGTCAAGCGGGTGGTCTTCAACGAGATCACCAAATCCGCCGTCACTGAGGCCATGCGCAACCCGCGCGAGGTGCACCAGGATCTGGTCGACGCCTATCTGGCCCGGCGTGCGCTCGATTATCTGGTCGGCTTCACCTTGTCGCCAGTGCTGTGGCGCAAGCTGCCGGGCTCGCGCTCGGCCGGGCGCGTGCAATCGGTGGCGCTCAGGCTGATCTGCGAACGCGAAACCGAGATCGAGAGTTTCAAAAGCCAGGAATACTGGACCCTGGCCGCCGATTTCCTGACCGCCAAGGGCGCCATGATCACCGCCGGCCTGACCCATCTGAACGGGGGCAAGCTGGACAAGTTCGCCCTGGGCAACGAGACCTCCGCTTTGGCGGCCAAGGCGGCCATCGAAGCCGCCAGCTTCACCGTCGCCAGCGTCGAGCGCAAGAAGGCCAAGCGCAACCCCTACGCCCCCTTCACCACCTCGACCCTGCAACAGGAAGCCAGCCGCAAGCTGCATTACGGCGCGCAGAAGACCATGCAACTGGCCCAGCGCCTGTATGAAGGCGTCGATATCGGCGGCGAGACGGTGGGTCTGATCACCTATATGCGTACCGACGGCGTGCAGATGGCCGCCGAGGCCATCGCCGCCACCCGCGACCTGATCGCCAAGGATTTCGGCAAGGATTACGTGCCCTCCGCCCCGCGTCTTTATAAGACCAAGGCCAAGAACGCCCAGGAAGCGCATGAATGCATCCGTCCCACCGATCTGTTCCGCCGCCCGGATCAGGTCGCCCGTTATCTCGACCGCGACCAGCTGCGCCTTTATGAACTGATCTGGAAGCGTACCGTCGCCAGCCAGATGGCCGCCGCCGAATTGGATCAGGTGGCCGTCGATGTGACCAGCTCTGGCAAGGACATCGTCATGCGCGCCACCGGTTCGGTGGTGGTGTTCGAGGGCTTCCTGAAGGTCTATCGCGAGGACCGCGACGACAGTCCGGCGCCCGGGGCCGAGGACGACGAATCTGAACGCCTGTTGCCCGACGTCACCGAGGGCGAGGCCATGGCCCGCCAGGACGTGCGCGCCGACCAGCACTTCACCCAGCCGCCGCCGCGGTTCTCGGAAGCATCGCTGGTCAAGCGCATGGAAGAACTGGGCATCGGTCGCCCGTCCACCTATGCCTCGATCCTGTCGGTGTTGCAGGACCGCAATTACGTGCGTCTGGACCAACGCCGCTTCATCCCCGAGGATCGCGGGCGTCTGGTTACCGCCTTCCTGGAAAGCTATTTCGGTCGCTACGTCGAATACAATTTCACCGCCGATCTGGAAAACCAGTTGGATGAAGTTTCCGACGGCAAGATCAACTGGAAAAAGGTTCTGGAAGACTTCTGGCGCCAGTTCCAGGGCGCCGTCGAGGGCACCAAGGAATTAAGGGTGTCGGAAGTCATCGAAAAACTGGACGCTGAACTGGGGGCGCATTTCTTCCCCGATGACGGCACCGGTCACGATCCGCGCCTGTGCCCGCTCTGCAATGCCGGGCGGCTGTCGTTGAAGCTGGGCAAGTTCGGCGCCTTCATCGGCTGCGCCAATTACCCGGAATGCCGCTATACCCGTCCGCTGGCGGTGGCCGGCGAAGGCGGCGAAGGTGGTGGCGAGCCATTGCCCGATGGCCCCAAGGAACTAGGGATCGAGCCCGGCTCGGGCGAGCCGGTTACCCTGCGCAAAGGCCCCTATGGCTGGTACGTGCAATTGGGCGAGGGGGCCAAGCCCAAGCGGGTGTCGCTATACAAGGGGCTGGAACCCGGCGCCATCGACCTGGAGATCGGCCTGAAGCTGCTGGCCCTGCCGCGCGACGTCGGCGAGCACCCGGAAACCCGTAAGATGATCAAGGCCGGCGTCGGTCGTTTCGGCCCCTATCTTTTGCATGACGGCGTTTACAAGTCGTTGGCCAAGGATGACGATGTGCTGACGGTGGGTATGAACCGGGCGGTGGAATTGCTGTCGCAGGCCAAAGGCAAGGCCGCCGGGCCGCTGAAGACCCTGGGCGAGCATGACGGCAAGCCGGTGACCGTGCATGAGGGCCGCTATGGCCCCTATGTGTCGCGTGACGGCGTTCACGCCACCCTGCCCAAGGGCACCGATCCGTTGACGGTGACGCTGGAACAGGCCTTGCCGCTGATCGCTGCCAAGGCGGCCAAGGCACCGGCGAAAAAGCCGGCTCGCAAGGCTGCGGCGCCGAAGAAGGCTGCGGCGGAAGATGGCGAGGCGACGGTGACGAAGAAGGCTCCGGCCAAGAAGGCCGCCGCCAAGAAGCCGGCGGCGAAGAAAGCGCCGGCCAAGAAGAAGGCGGCGGGCTGA